From a single Bacteroidales bacterium genomic region:
- the rsgA gene encoding ribosome small subunit-dependent GTPase A — translation MKGLVVKVVGNQYTVIVNENRQIDCVLKGKLRLQESKSTNPVVVGDWVEINLISDGSGIIVDIYERKNYIVRKSVNLSKQKHVLAANIDCAYLVVTLLFPETNLEFIDRFLVSAEAYRVPAAIILNKCDLYAELSEQVTEFEHIYQKAGYPIFKISTISGEGIEKLKIHMQNKLNLIAGNSGVGKSSIINRIEPSLNLKVQDISLVHFKGKHTTTFSQMFPLTIGGYVIDTPGIKGFSFIDIKKEELFHYFPEIFKLTSQCKYYNCTHTNEPYCAVKDGVINGMIHETRYRNYLSMFFDENDKHR, via the coding sequence ATGAAAGGTTTAGTAGTAAAAGTTGTTGGCAATCAATACACGGTTATTGTTAATGAGAACAGACAAATCGATTGTGTTCTGAAAGGCAAATTACGTTTACAAGAATCTAAAAGCACAAATCCTGTAGTTGTTGGCGATTGGGTAGAAATCAATCTCATATCTGATGGTAGTGGCATTATAGTTGACATTTACGAGCGGAAAAATTATATCGTTCGAAAGTCGGTCAATTTGTCTAAGCAAAAACATGTATTAGCTGCCAATATCGATTGTGCATACTTGGTTGTAACTTTGTTATTCCCAGAAACCAATCTGGAATTTATCGATCGTTTTTTAGTTAGTGCCGAGGCTTATCGAGTTCCGGCTGCTATTATTTTAAACAAGTGCGATTTATATGCAGAGCTAAGCGAACAAGTAACAGAATTTGAACACATATATCAAAAAGCGGGTTACCCCATTTTTAAAATATCAACTATAAGCGGCGAAGGAATAGAAAAGCTAAAAATACACATGCAAAATAAATTAAACCTCATAGCAGGTAATTCAGGTGTAGGCAAGTCTTCTATAATCAATAGAATTGAACCATCATTAAATTTGAAAGTTCAAGATATTTCGCTTGTTCACTTTAAAGGGAAACACACCACAACATTCTCGCAAATGTTTCCTCTTACCATAGGCGGATATGTTATTGACACACCTGGCATTAAAGGTTTTAGCTTTATTGACATTAAAAAAGAAGAATTGTTTCATTACTTCCCCGAAATTTTTAAACTAACTTCGCAATGCAAATATTACAATTGCACACATACCAACGAGCCTTATTGTGCTGTAAAAGATGGTGTAATAAATGGCATGATTCATGAAACGCGTTACCGAAATTATTTAAGTATGTTTTTTGATGAAAACGATAAACATCGTTGA